The proteins below are encoded in one region of Oryzias melastigma strain HK-1 linkage group LG9, ASM292280v2, whole genome shotgun sequence:
- the dph7 gene encoding diphthine methyltransferase isoform X3: MAWKSRTRSLQVVDTELSADSVEWCPVAQSHDVLVCGTYQLQKGEGDEDAPPNRTGRLYLFEFSGDGSIGPPLTELQRMDTAAILDLKWCHVPLSGRPVLGMAAATGQLQLYALWESAEGQRSLQTLSSTEVGAERLVLSLDWSTGRMDSSDVRVACSDSAGCVGVFSFAEGALTPLSQWKAHDFEAWITAFSYWDTQLLFSGGDDCKLKGWDLRAGPSTPAFTSKRHSMGVCSVHSSTHREHVVATGSYDEHVLLWDGRNMRQPISDTPTGGGVWRLKWHPTHQHLLLAACMHNDFHILHCKQAFEGSEGACPVVASYILHNSLAYGADWSRLSPEGPASCSPPSTAPEESPAEGGGHLRIQYESPTASFDTSLEDDAGRYIPEGIAAPSITPTASPALNTEDYAASVSCLLASCSFYDHMLHVWRWDWTPEESRQDPDPD; encoded by the exons GAAGGAGACGAGGATGCGCCCCCCAACCGAACTGGCCGCTTGTACCTGTTTGAGTTTAGCGGGGATGGATCGATCGGCCCCCCTCTGACTGAGCTGCAGCGCATGGACACTGCAGCAATTCTGGATTTGAAATG GTGCCACGTGCCCCTGTCCGGACGGCCCGTGTTGGGGATGGCGGCCGCCACGGGCCAGCTGCAGCTGTACGCTCTGTGGGAGAGTGCG GAAGGCCAGCGCAGTCTGCAGACTCTGAGCAGCACTGAGGTCGGAGCAGAGCGGCTGGTCCTGTCTCTGGACTGGTCCACTGGAAGAATGGACAG CAGTGATGTGCGCGTGGCGTGCAGCGACTCAGCAGGCTGTGTGGGTGTGTTCTCCTTTGCTGAAGGCGCTCTAACCCCTCTGTCCCAGTGGAAGGCCCATGACTTTGAGGCCTGGATCACAGCCTTCTCCTACTGGGACACACAGCTGCTTTTTTCTG GTGGAGATGACTGCAAGCTGAAAGGCTGGGACCTGCGTGCTGGCCCCTCCACCCCCGCTTTCACCAGTAAGAG GCACTCGATGGGGGTGTGCAGCGTGCACAGCAGCACACACAGAGAGCATGTGGTCGCCACGGGCAG CTACGACGAGCACGTCCTGCTGTGGGACGGCAGGAACATGCGGCAACCCATCAGCGACACCCCCACGGGTGGGGGGGTGTGGAGGCTGAAATGGCATCCGACCCATCAGCACCTCCTGCTGGCAGCCTGCATGCACAACGACTTCCACATTCTGCACTGCAAGCAGGCCTTTG AGGGCAGTGAAGGGGCGTGTCCCGTCGTGGCCTCCTACATTCTCCACAACTCGTTGGCGTACGGAGCCGACTGGTCCAGGCTGTCCCCGGAAGGCCCTGCCTCCTGCTCCCCCCCTAGCACAGCCCCGGAGGAAAGCCCCGCAGAGGGAGGAGGGCATCTGAGGATTCAGTACGAGTCTCCCACCGCCAGCTTTGACACCTCCCTGGAGGACGATGCAGGACGATACATCCCAGAGGGCATTGCAGCACCTTCCATCACCCCGACTGCTAGCCCGGCGCTCAACACGGAGGACTACGCCGCCTCTGTGTCCTGCCTGCTGGCCAGCTGCTCCTTCTACGACCACATGCTTCATGTGTGGCGCTGGGACTGGACTCCAGAGGAGAGCAGGCAGGATCCAGACCCAGACTGA
- the mrpl41 gene encoding 39S ribosomal protein L41, mitochondrial, which translates to MGVLSTLIRGLVRGADRMSEFTSKRGSRTHNKGRGARPAGLRLSSRKFVAVQAMIPEFVVPSLEGFKLRPYVSYRSSEGIEPPVTAQSLFDEAVAPQIRKDFEEGSFNPEQLQKYGFEPTQKGKLFKLYPKNYVR; encoded by the coding sequence ATGGGGGTGTTATCCACGCTCATCAGAGGTCTGGTTCGCGGTGCGGACAGGATGTCGGAGTTCACTAGCAAGCGCGGATCCAGGACCCACAACAAAGGGAGGGGCGCACGGCCTGCAGGACTGCGGCTCTCCAGCAGGAAGTTTGTGGCGGTGCAGGCCATGATCCCAGAGTTTGTGGTGCCCAGTTTGGAAGGCTTCAAGCTCAGGCCGTACGTGTCGTACCGCTCCTCGGAGGGAATCGAGCCTCCGGTCACTGCACAGAGTTTATTTGATGAAGCCGTCGCTCCTCAGATCAGGAAAGACTTTGAAGAAGGCTCCTTCAAcccagagcagctgcagaagtATGGCTTTGAGCCCACACAGAAAGGGAAGCTCTTCAAGCTGTATCCAAAGAACTATGTGCGCTAG